The stretch of DNA GCTGATTTAAAATTTGGCTCCATTCCCTCAATATGTTTTTCAAGTGCTCTTTCAATATCATCTTTAATGTCACCACGACGAATAACAAAGGCGTTTCCTTTACGAAATGGCGATAACCTTGGAGCGACCATTGTCTTTGTGTCTCTTTTTTCAACAAATGAATTCAAAAAAGCACCGTATTGTTTCTCTTCATCCGTTTTCCAGTTTTCCTGTGTGTAATACAAAACAGAGCGCTTTATAAATATACCCCGCTCTATAAAAAAAGACCTAAAGTACTGTTCGTTGCGAAGCAAGCTCAAAACTCGATAATTCGGTTTCAAATTTGATATGCAAGAATGCTATGTACGGTTCACTGCTCAGTCAAAGCATAAAATTGGGCCTCTTGTGATGCGTAACTTGCAGCCACATGATCGTGTCATTGTTGACGGCTGGTTGCTGTTTACCAAGCTAATAGGGCTTGACATTTTTCAGCTGATATACATTGATGACATACTTTTGTTAAATTGCAAAGAAATTCAGTTTCTTTATTACATGTATACGAGATCGACTAAATATTGTgaataaaaaagttttttcctaTGCCTTCGAGAGGAGTCACACTTCACATGATGTTCAGCTACGCCAAGTAGGCGCTTACCTCCATCATCGTGAAATATGAATGGTTCGATGTAACCACCGTCTGTCCTTAAAGGCGTTCAGTGTAAGATTTCAGGCATTACTCCGCTCCAGCCAATTACAACCCATCACCCATTTAGCTCCTTAATTAACTTACCTCCTTCGGTCCCGTCTCGGATTTCTCTTGTTTCAAGAAGATGGAATCTCGAACAGAAGGAAAGTTTCCTTCACTTATATTAATCAAAAGCAACTTCAAAATAATGAACACCATAAGAAAATTCGATCTGCCGGGAATGAACCCATTCATTTTATCATGTCCAACACTTGGTATTCGATTTGCCTAGCCACCGCTTCACAACAATTCACACACCCTGGTTGGACTTACTGACAAAAAGAAGTGGGCTACCCGGCCTATCGCCTGAATGTAGGACCGGCGGCTTACATGGTCAAACTACTGCTCAAGTACGCGACCGTGAAAGCATAACTCTACCTGTTTTATTAATTGCCGCGGAACTGATCCGTTATACCATGTAACATTTTCATTCAGTCTATAAGCCCGCTGGCTGCTCAGAACTCATCATTAGgctcacatcgattttactttGCCTATTTAATTGCTTAGGCACTTGTTCGACTGAATCACTTTGTTGAGGGCTGTACGTTCATCAGCTCCATCCCAATTTTTCAGAGccacaaagaaaaataagatttGATAATCCACTATCTTAAAACACAATTTCGATTTTGGAGACGAAACCGTTTTAAAGAGGGCATAAATCTATTTTTCCCCACGAAAAACGAGATCATTATCACGGACCCACAAAACgctttcaattttcaatttttttgttgacaGATAagtgtgtttttgttttacttttacGGTGGGCTACATATTCACTtgattataattataatgactttttttgttttttgattgatttgcttgatgggtccacttgcCGACCACAAGCACCGATTATTGGTGATTTCAATTCAACTCAGTGGTGAATTCAAGGGCAGAAAGGATACTTTGGTTAATTAGTTAGTCGATGTCATTGGAGACAAACTTTTGACGAAACGAATAGTTTAGGTTAGGTGCTAAACAATGGGGTTTTGCTGACAAGAACGACAATGGAACGATATTATGGGGCAGCATGAACTGCTCATTGAAGCGTGTTACTTTAAGGATGCACTTAGCCCGTGTAGCAGGCGGTTTGGTGTGTTTTTTGATACAGTGATCGAGCGAAAgctcgacaaaaaaaaaaaaaaggcgagGGGGGTAGGATTATGGGGAGCGAGAGAGGGTCGTTcgtataaaaaaaatcactattTGACAAACAAAATTACGGACAGTGAATAATGCTGGAAGTAGTGCGATTGCAGGAAGCAGTTAAAATGCCTGGAAAAGTTTTGACTTGACCATGTCACTGCTCGATGTAGTTCTGACTAGTCCAAGCCTACAAATCTCCCTATTCATCGTAAAGTCTTCAACAGCCTTCAGTTTGATCTTGGAGGGTCGCGACCTCAAATTCCATCTAGATTAGtcagatttttccgagttcaCACATTGGCTGTATATTTTAGAATTGACGTTCTTGTCGCAGAAGCTGCATCAGGGAGCCGTTTTTGAAAAGTACCGCTGACCgggtagctcagttggttcaGCATCGGGCTACCGTGCGGGAGGTTGCGGTATCAAAAACTCCGagggccggaccaacactcagggtcgtGTAATCCGGGCGGAATTCATAGGCAACAGAATCCCATAACCGAAAAGTGTCGGCCTTGGCTAATAACTTTACTGTTTTATGTAAAGTCAGAATACAAATCCGGCCAAATAATGACCAATCAGGTTGTTGAGAGGCGAATAACGCTATCAACCatccggataaatcactatccaaagGATAAAggctagcaaaaccaattgagttaatcactggatagtgatttctgtatccagtagatagcgctatccacccttcaaagaAATGGAGCCAGATTGGGCCTGATGACCGCAATGACGCTAATTGGTCTGCAACCAAGTAACCGCACGGGGGATTGCTAGCGGTTAATTAATGCAAAAACATGGATCGTGGATCGTGCAAGGAACACAATTCcgtccagtggatagcgctattcacccttcaaacaactggaaCCAGATTGGGCCTGATGACCGCAATGACTCTAATTGGTCTGCAACCAAGTAACCGCACGAGTGGTTACTAGTGGTTAATTAATGCAAAAACATGGATCGTGCAAGGAACACAATCCCGCCACGTCTTTCCTGTAAAAATCAAGTAGTAGCAGTCCTAAAAAAAGAGAATGCTGACtgtaagatctacgacgcggtcatcaacgagaacgccacgatacagcaatatcattggttaaaagaggaaaaataatcgtgcttcaCGTGTCGCACCCATATTTGGGTTTCATATTTGTGCAGTATTCTGCGCAACAACGACGCGAATTTGGTAGTAGCCGAAACGCGGGGCTGGGGCCGAGGTCggggtttctttttttttttttttttcaaattgttgtCTTTATTCTCCTGTattgttattttcgaatgttcGGCATCCTTCCTTCATTTATGGCGGAAAGAAGTCAAAAAATAAGAACATACAgaagctacgaaagggacatcAGATAATAGGAAGTTTAAGcaaacatttcgcatgccaggacagcagtgtctcccaaattttaaaattaatcatctctaatggcgAAAAGATTCTTAGCAATGTCAAGGTGgtggaaaacagctcacttccggttgccgtccgcggctcaaaaacgttgcgttcttaaactccctaatttaaTGACTGATGTATGCAGacgtcgtcaaaaccttaaaactggtcatttcaagttgttgattTGACGAGaacgggaaagaaatgtacaaaaatgcgtgccgcacgtgcagcaagatcatgttcaattttttaatcaataatATAACTGCCTTTTGGTTGTCGTTTCTcatggggagcttaagcacgcgcgtttttgagacgcggacggcaaccggaagtgagcggTTTTCccttttcactttttaaaactTCTCTTCACACAAcccttcacacaaccacatttacattgctaagtatcttttctctattagtGTTGATTAGTGTCAAAATCTTGGAGACATCACTGTCCTGGCAGGCGAAATGTTCTATCCGGTTACCTTCCGCGTctctaagtatcttttctccattagagatgatcaGTATTGAAAATCTGGAAGACACCATCGCCTTAAATGTCGTCATAATCTCGTGATAAATTCAGTATTTCATCTACTTCGAACATTTTGCTTCGCGCCTTGTACTTAGTTCCTGCCAATTCAAAACGAGGAAAACACTTCGCTAACTCGTCCATCGATGTCAATAATTTTGCAACATTGAAGCGCATCCTGGCCTGTCAACGGATAACGGATTCTTGAAAGGGTTCCGATGGGTGTAATTTCTCCCTCTTCGCGGTAAACTTTAGGAAGACTCAGTGTCCTTCTCCAGAATTCCACCAATTTTGCAAATCGGTAAGTTCCTTTGCATAGCGGACCCTTTACTCTAACTTTCGACAAAAGCATCATTCGATTGGACATGGCCGAATGAGAGAAATTAGGACTTCTATTAACTATAGTTATAATGTGATTGAAGTATATCGATTGGCTGTTcctctcaataataataataataataataataataataataataataataataataataatgtaactGCTCGCTTGAACACAGAGTTCATTAAAGTCGAATTggcgaaaacaaaattattactAGTAATAAACGGCTTGGAAACAACTATTTTtgattaatatttttaaaaacaacggGGTTGACATGAAGTTTATTCCTTCCCGGTGTCAATAAAAAGGTAATGAATCTACCATTTTCCACATATGTACCACTTAAGACAACGCTGCTCctgtcaatttgtcacgcaatgaaaTAGCCAATTAAGAACGCTCATCTTAGGatataaaccaatcatattgcgagaatgTTACAGAcatgcttgctctttctttcggtcatgattttggtcacgccctgaaataaaaactttcgttggcgttgaatattgtggtaagaacaaatcgagggtggttcagcgttgtctgtactcttatcgacaacgatattcgtaatcacagtggtcaaaatttgttgtggactcactcggccgcgcccgttttaaacgtcgcatttcacatgtaccaaatctaatgcaaatgagcgaaaacaatagatttttcatAAAATAACTGATTTTATGGgcgaaaaagaaattgttaaatCGAGGGTATTTATAGTCTTAGATCAGCCATTTCAGTGCGGGATTAAATTTTAAGCAATGCGTTTCCTGCTTCAGTTTGTTTCAGTTGGCAGTCGTGACTTTGCAGTTCTTACTCGCGGCATGCATTGGTTCGATACCCGTTTTcgtggtttttgttttctttcgaGTGTCGGGAATATAAAATACCTTTTCAGGTTTTCTGCTTTATTTGACCACTGaccaacaaattttgaccactgtgattacgaatatcgttgtcgataagagtacagacaacgctgaaccacgctttacgttttttttaaatcttataCATAACAATAGTAAATTCTTATACGGTTGTCAAAACTGGAAAGTTCATGTGGCTTTTATTCAACGGTCACATTTCAAAGGATTCACTATGGTTTGCCGAAAGCTGCCGAATCGTTTGATTTCGGAGGATTCAGAGACCAGGTCTTCTGTATGGACTGCCTGTATATAGACCGACccgagcccccccccccctcccactcccatatgaaacagacggggatgctcgtcgtctcgcttaggggtgtaaattttggattttggtctcgcttagggtgttccgggcaaagcgccaatattttatgccaccaaggtctcgtttaggttccgcgaagtaacacagaattacgcgaagagaaacaaaagtcaaatttccttttaaattttctttttagataacagcattcgatgattatgcctttttatcattaaaactcgttgcgtgtcgtatttttgtgttttttaacggtctcttttaggggtcaaaatttgcttaagccacgcctagattgatctcctttaggggttaaattcaaaatttccgacgagcatccccgtctgtttcatatgggagtcccccccccctcccccccgggcCCGAGCCCTGTACCTACAATCTTATAATTAAACGgttatcaataacaaaatttaaatGTTTTCGTAGTCTTGTGATAAATTCAGTATTTCATCTACTTTGCAAATGACCGCGTCTCTTCTCACTTCGGACATTTTGCTTGGTACTTTGTACTTTATTCCTGCTAATTCAAAACGAGGAAAGCATTGTGCTAACTCGTCCATCAATGTCGACAATCTTGCAACGTTGAAACATCCTGTCAACGGATTTTTGAGAAGGTTCCAAATATGAGTGTAATTTCTCGCTCTTCTCGGTAAACTTGAGGAAGACAAAATGTCCTTCTCCAGAATTTCACCAATTTTGCAAATCGATAAGTCCCTTTGCATAGCGTCTACGTCAGTTGGAAATTCGTAGGGATGGAAATCATCTCCAAGCTTACATTTATAGAGTTCATCAACTGTTTCCTCCAGCTTCCGCGGCCTCAGTACGTCGGTCAGTGGTTGTCGTAACTTCTGCCAAAGTCGTTTAAAGGATGCTGATTTAAAATTTGGCTCCATTCCCTCAATATGTTTTTCAAGTGCTCTTTCAATATCATCTTTAATGTCACCACGACGAATAACAAAGGCGTTTCCTTTACGAAATGGCGATAACCTTGGAGCGACCATTGTCTTTGTGTCTCTTTTTTCAACAAATGAATTCAAAAAAGCACCGTATTGTTTCTCTTCATCCGTTTTCCAGTTTTCCTGTGTGTAATACAAAACAGAGCGCTTTATAAATATACCCCGCTCTATAAAAAAAGACCTAAAGTACTGTTCGTTGCGAAGCAAGCTCAAAACTCGATAATTCGGTTTCAAATTTGATATGCAAGAATGCTATGTACGGTTCACTGCTCAGTCAAAGCATAAAATTGGGCCTCTTGTGATGCGTAACTTGCAGCCACATGATCGTGTCATTGTTGACGGCTGGTTGCTGTTTACCAAGCTAATAGGGCTTGACATTTTTCAGCTGATATACATTGATGACATAC from Montipora capricornis isolate CH-2021 chromosome 9, ASM3666992v2, whole genome shotgun sequence encodes:
- the LOC138015395 gene encoding uncharacterized protein isoform X1 → MNGFIPGRSNFLMVFIILKLLLINISEGNFPSVRDSIFLKQEKSETGPKEENWKTDEEKQYGAFLNSFVEKRDTKTMVAPRLSPFRKGNAFVIRRGDIKDDIERALEKHIEGMEPNFKSASFKRLWQKLRQPLTDVLRPRKLEETVDELYKCKLGDDFHPYEFPTDVDAMQRDLSICKIGEILEKDILSSSSLPRRARNYTHIWNLLKNPLTGCFNVARLSTLMDELAQCFPRFELAGIKYKVPSKMSEVRRDAVICKVDEILNLSQDYENI
- the LOC138015395 gene encoding uncharacterized protein isoform X2, translated to MLEDKLMLNDDKTEENWKTDEEKQYGAFLNSFVEKRDTKTMVAPRLSPFRKGNAFVIRRGDIKDDIERALEKHIEGMEPNFKSASFKRLWQKLRQPLTDVLRPRKLEETVDELYKCKLGDDFHPYEFPTDVDAMQRDLSICKIGEILEKDILSSSSLPRRARNYTHIWNLLKNPLTGCFNVARLSTLMDELAQCFPRFELAGIKYKVPSKMSEVRRDAVICKVDEILNLSQDYENI